From Acinetobacter suaedae, one genomic window encodes:
- a CDS encoding SDR family NAD(P)-dependent oxidoreductase codes for MENKTALITGGASGIGKATAIKLVSQGTTVIISGRREEIGLKAVEEIKGFAKNNAQVRFIRNDVSNEDDVKSMIDQIVLEFGRLDMAVNNAGISNETSTINLSDTNLYKEMINTNILGVYFSMKYEIIQMLKQGHGSIVNLASIAGLNGIPWADTYASTKHAVVGLTKSSAVDHASQGIRINGVAPGAVKTDIIAKQLDGGDANYNEANISAMHPMNRLGKPEEIANGIAWLLSDEASFVTGHILSVDGGFQAK; via the coding sequence ATGGAAAATAAAACTGCACTGATCACAGGTGGAGCATCGGGTATTGGTAAAGCAACCGCAATAAAACTGGTGTCACAAGGAACTACAGTTATTATTTCTGGTCGACGTGAAGAAATAGGATTAAAAGCAGTTGAAGAGATAAAAGGCTTCGCAAAAAATAATGCTCAGGTACGATTCATTCGTAATGATGTATCAAATGAAGATGATGTCAAAAGTATGATAGATCAAATTGTGCTTGAGTTTGGACGTTTAGATATGGCTGTCAATAATGCTGGTATTTCTAATGAGACCTCAACCATCAATTTATCAGATACGAACCTGTATAAAGAAATGATTAATACTAATATTTTAGGCGTTTATTTCTCAATGAAGTATGAAATCATTCAAATGCTTAAACAAGGTCATGGATCTATTGTAAATCTTGCTTCTATTGCTGGTTTAAATGGTATTCCATGGGCAGATACATATGCTTCGACTAAACATGCAGTTGTGGGCCTAACTAAGTCTTCAGCAGTTGATCATGCTTCCCAGGGTATCCGTATTAATGGTGTAGCACCAGGAGCTGTTAAAACAGATATTATTGCGAAGCAATTGGATGGCGGTGATGCAAATTATAATGAAGCAAACATCAGCGCAATGCACCCTATGAATCGTTTAGGAAAACCAGAAGAAATTGCGAATGGTATTGCTTGGCTACTTTCGGATGAAGCCAGCTTTGTTACGGGACATATTCTAAGTGTAGATGGCGGATTCCAAGCAAAGTGA
- the gshB gene encoding glutathione synthase, with protein sequence MRVLVVMDPIETVNLKKDSTMAMLWAASRRGHELGYALQHDLYIDQGKAFGLISPLKVFEDYNHYYELGEQRKESLADYDVILMRKDPPFDMNFVYTTYILEQAEREGVWIINKPQSLRDCNEKLFATQFPELQVPTLVTSQQSLIREFITEHGDVIVKPLDGMGGMGIFRLYQDGVNIGSTLEMLTELGTRPIMAQRYIPEIVEGDKRILMVNGEPVPYCLARIPQNGEVRGNLAAGGLGQARPLSENDKMIAAKVGPFLREKGLVFVGLDVIGNYVTEINVTSPTCIREIDAQYGTSIADDLFAVLEAGRTN encoded by the coding sequence ATGCGTGTACTTGTCGTGATGGACCCAATAGAAACGGTGAATCTCAAGAAAGATTCAACGATGGCCATGTTATGGGCGGCTAGCCGTCGTGGTCATGAGTTGGGTTATGCATTACAACACGATTTATATATCGACCAAGGTAAAGCTTTCGGTTTGATTTCACCGCTTAAAGTCTTTGAAGATTATAACCATTATTATGAGTTGGGTGAGCAGCGCAAAGAGTCATTGGCTGACTATGATGTGATATTGATGCGCAAAGACCCACCGTTTGACATGAATTTTGTCTATACCACTTATATCTTGGAACAAGCTGAGCGTGAAGGCGTGTGGATTATTAACAAACCACAATCGCTGCGGGATTGTAATGAAAAGCTATTTGCGACCCAATTTCCAGAGTTACAAGTACCAACTCTAGTGACGTCACAGCAAAGCTTAATTCGCGAGTTTATTACTGAGCATGGTGATGTGATCGTAAAGCCACTTGATGGTATGGGGGGGATGGGAATTTTCCGTTTGTATCAAGATGGTGTGAATATCGGTTCGACTTTAGAAATGTTGACTGAATTGGGTACACGCCCAATCATGGCACAACGTTATATTCCTGAAATTGTTGAAGGGGATAAGCGTATCTTGATGGTCAATGGTGAGCCAGTGCCTTATTGTTTGGCACGTATTCCGCAAAATGGTGAAGTGCGTGGTAATTTAGCTGCAGGTGGTTTAGGGCAAGCACGACCATTGAGTGAGAATGACAAAATGATTGCAGCAAAAGTCGGTCCTTTCTTGCGTGAAAAAGGTTTGGTTTTTGTGGGCTTAGATGTCATTGGTAATTATGTCACTGAAATTAATGTGACTAGCCCAACTTGTATTCGTGAAATTGATGCGCAATATGGTACTTCGATTGCGGATGATCTTTTTGCTGTGCTTGAAGCAGGTCGTACAAACTAA
- the murG gene encoding undecaprenyldiphospho-muramoylpentapeptide beta-N-acetylglucosaminyltransferase — protein MTNSPHNKPKHVLMMAAGTGGHVFPALAVAKQLQQEGCQVSWLATPAGMENRLLKDQNIPIYQIDIQGVRGNGLLRKLSAPFKILKATFSAMRYMKQLNIDAVAGFGGYVAGPGGLAARILGIPILIHEQNAIAGFTNTQLARIAKTVCQAFPNTFPTSDKVVTTGNPVRAEITAILNPSWRYQTREQEQQALNILIVGGSLGAQALNERLPEALKKVDVALNVFHQCGQNQQEATRARYQDAPEGLNVTVEPFIHDMAKAYSEADLIICRAGALTVTEVATAGLAAVFVPLPIAVDDHQTANAKFLANVGAAKICQQAEMTPAALDELFGHLLNRQLLSEMAIKARQQAQPNATQHVVDLIQKL, from the coding sequence GTGACCAATTCACCACACAACAAACCTAAACATGTCTTGATGATGGCTGCAGGTACTGGCGGACATGTTTTTCCTGCACTTGCTGTTGCCAAACAACTTCAACAAGAAGGCTGTCAAGTCTCGTGGTTAGCAACGCCTGCGGGTATGGAAAATCGGTTACTCAAAGATCAAAATATTCCTATTTATCAAATTGATATTCAAGGTGTGCGTGGTAATGGCTTACTGCGTAAGCTCAGCGCACCGTTTAAAATTTTAAAAGCAACATTCAGCGCGATGCGCTACATGAAGCAACTCAACATTGATGCGGTTGCTGGTTTTGGTGGTTATGTTGCAGGTCCTGGTGGGTTAGCTGCACGTATCTTGGGTATTCCTATTTTAATTCATGAGCAAAATGCGATTGCAGGTTTTACCAATACTCAGTTAGCACGTATTGCTAAAACCGTGTGTCAGGCTTTTCCAAATACTTTCCCGACCAGTGATAAAGTAGTGACCACGGGAAATCCTGTACGTGCTGAGATCACTGCAATTTTAAATCCCTCATGGCGATACCAAACCCGTGAGCAAGAACAACAAGCACTGAATATCTTGATTGTTGGGGGATCGCTGGGAGCGCAAGCGCTGAATGAGCGATTGCCTGAAGCCTTAAAAAAGGTCGATGTAGCATTGAATGTGTTCCATCAATGTGGTCAAAACCAACAAGAAGCAACACGTGCACGTTATCAGGATGCACCTGAAGGTCTAAATGTTACGGTTGAGCCATTTATTCATGATATGGCTAAAGCGTATAGTGAGGCGGATTTGATTATTTGTCGTGCAGGAGCCTTAACAGTCACAGAGGTGGCGACTGCAGGACTTGCAGCAGTTTTTGTTCCTTTACCAATCGCGGTCGATGATCACCAAACAGCAAACGCAAAATTTTTAGCAAATGTGGGGGCTGCCAAGATTTGCCAGCAAGCGGAGATGACACCAGCGGCTTTGGATGAGTTGTTTGGGCATCTACTTAACCGCCAGCTACTTTCTGAAATGGCAATCAAAGCACGTCAACAGGCGCAACCAAATGCAACGCAGCATGTGGTTGATCTGATTCAAAAATTGTAA
- a CDS encoding MarR family winged helix-turn-helix transcriptional regulator, whose amino-acid sequence MTEISYLDNQVCFAMYSATNAMIRQYRPLLQEYDLTYPQFIVLLALYEKDNVTLSEIGQKTFFDSGTLTPIIKKLEEKQFLKRLAVKEDERMKKVVLLEKALAAKSKISTIPLKLACSLGMDPNDLLAIHNLCHRFLKGLEHSKLESLSE is encoded by the coding sequence ATGACCGAAATTTCTTACTTGGATAATCAAGTGTGTTTTGCGATGTACTCCGCGACCAATGCGATGATTCGTCAATATCGTCCCTTGCTTCAGGAATACGACCTGACCTACCCGCAGTTTATTGTGCTGCTGGCTTTATACGAAAAAGACAATGTGACTTTGTCTGAAATCGGTCAAAAGACCTTTTTTGATTCAGGAACGCTCACGCCGATTATTAAAAAACTAGAAGAAAAGCAATTTTTAAAGCGCCTTGCCGTTAAAGAAGATGAGCGTATGAAAAAGGTGGTTTTGCTTGAGAAAGCACTCGCTGCAAAAAGTAAAATCAGTACGATTCCATTGAAACTCGCCTGCTCTTTAGGTATGGATCCGAATGATCTACTGGCGATTCATAATCTATGCCATCGTTTTTTAAAGGGTTTGGAACACTCTAAACTTGAAAGTTTGAGTGAATAA
- a CDS encoding DUF3565 domain-containing protein encodes MQQAIVGFHLDDEGHWVADLACGHTQHVRHDPPWQNRPWVLTEQGRKEKLGMMLECKKCEDIQFA; translated from the coding sequence ATGCAGCAAGCCATTGTTGGTTTTCATCTAGACGACGAAGGACATTGGGTTGCTGATCTCGCCTGTGGTCACACGCAGCATGTCCGCCATGATCCACCGTGGCAAAATCGCCCTTGGGTGTTAACCGAACAAGGGCGTAAGGAAAAGTTAGGTATGATGTTGGAATGCAAGAAGTGTGAGGATATACAATTCGCATAA
- a CDS encoding glutathione peroxidase has product MTTIYDFQAELLEGEQKNLADYQGKVLLVVNTASQCGLTPQFEGLEKLYQDYQQQGLVILGFPCNQFANQDPSSNEEIGSFCQRNYGVSFPMFAKIDVNGTNAHPLYKYLTSEAKGILGSESIKWNFTKFLINQNGKVIKRYSPTTKPEKIGKDIQKLLA; this is encoded by the coding sequence ATGACCACAATTTATGATTTTCAGGCAGAATTGTTAGAAGGCGAGCAAAAGAACCTTGCAGACTATCAAGGCAAAGTGTTATTGGTGGTGAACACTGCAAGTCAGTGTGGCTTAACCCCACAATTTGAGGGACTTGAAAAGCTATATCAAGATTATCAACAGCAAGGTTTAGTGATTTTGGGCTTCCCATGTAACCAATTTGCTAACCAAGACCCATCAAGTAATGAAGAGATTGGCAGTTTTTGTCAGCGTAACTATGGCGTGTCATTTCCCATGTTTGCCAAAATTGATGTAAATGGTACAAATGCCCATCCACTATATAAATATTTGACTTCAGAAGCCAAAGGCATTTTAGGGAGTGAAAGCATCAAATGGAATTTCACCAAATTTTTGATTAACCAAAACGGTAAAGTGATCAAGCGTTATTCTCCAACCACCAAGCCCGAAAAAATTGGCAAAGATATTCAAAAGCTTTTGGCTTAA